Proteins encoded together in one Canis aureus isolate CA01 chromosome 21, VMU_Caureus_v.1.0, whole genome shotgun sequence window:
- the LOC144292379 gene encoding RNA-binding protein 4B isoform X3 — MVKLFIGNLPREATEQEIRSLFEQYGKVLECDIIKNYGFVHIEDKTAAEDAIRNLHHYKLHGVNINVEASKNKSKASTKLHVGNISPTCTNQELRAKFEEYGPVIECDIVKDYAFVHMERAEDAVEAIRGLDNTEFQGWWSTRPPIA; from the exons ATGGTGAAGCTGTTCATCGGAAACCTGCCCCGGGAGGCCACAGAGCAGGAGATCCGCTCACTCTTCGAGCAGTATGGGAAGGTGCTGGAGTGTGACATCATTAAGAACTATGGCTTTGTGCACATAGAGGACAAGACGGCCGCCGAGGATGCCATACGCAACCTGCACCACTACAAGCTGCACGGGGTGAACATCAACGTGGAAGCCAGCAAGAATAAGAGCAAAGCCTCAACCAAGTTACACGTGGGCAACATCAGTCCCACCTGTACAAACCAAGAGCTTCGGGCCAAGTTTGAGGAGTATGGTCCAGTCATCGAATGTGACATCGTGAAAGATTATGCCTTCGTACACATGGAGCGGGCAGAGGATGCAGTGGAAGCCATCAGGGGCCTTGACAACACAGAGTTTCAAG GATGGTGGAGCACGAGGCCTCCTATCGCATAG